The following are encoded together in the Heterodontus francisci isolate sHetFra1 chromosome 41, sHetFra1.hap1, whole genome shotgun sequence genome:
- the LOC137353314 gene encoding cold shock domain-containing protein C2-like isoform X2, whose product MSSEPRETSPSQPSHSPKLPVSPPLSYFRDSIKTWERNNSLLADLPSPLPTKRTRTYSASARATLGPLSKGKCKCFSRSQGHGFITPMDGKEDIFVHISDIEGEYVPVEGDEVTYKVCAVPPKNLKYQAVEVVITHLAPGTKHETWSGQIVNS is encoded by the exons ATGTCATCAGAGCCGAGGGAGACGTCACCCTCTCAGCCATCTCACTCCCCCAAATTACCGGTGTCCCCACCTTTATCATATTTCCGCGACAGCATCAAAACTTGGGAGCGGAACAACTCTCTCCTGGCGGACCTGCCCAGCCCCCTCCCCACCAAACGCACCCGCACCTACTCTGC CTCCGCTCGGGCAACACTTGGGCCTCTTTCCAAGGGAAAATGCAAGTGTTTCTCCCGGTCACAGGGTCATGGCTTCATCACACCCATGGACGGGAAAGAGGACATCTTTGTTCACATCTCTGA CATTGAGGGGGAGTACGTGCCAGTGGAAGGAGATGAAGTCACGTACAAGGTCTGTGCCGTCCCACCGAAGAATCTGAAGTACCAAGCAGTCGAGGTGGTCATCACCCACCTGGCACCGGGGACCAAGCACGAGACCTGGTCTGGGCAAATTGTCAACTCCTGA
- the LOC137353314 gene encoding cold shock domain-containing protein C2-like isoform X1 — protein sequence MHKKRQESSQCTMSSEPRETSPSQPSHSPKLPVSPPLSYFRDSIKTWERNNSLLADLPSPLPTKRTRTYSASARATLGPLSKGKCKCFSRSQGHGFITPMDGKEDIFVHISDIEGEYVPVEGDEVTYKVCAVPPKNLKYQAVEVVITHLAPGTKHETWSGQIVNS from the exons ATGCATAAAAAGAG ACAGGAATCCTCACAGTGCACCATGTCATCAGAGCCGAGGGAGACGTCACCCTCTCAGCCATCTCACTCCCCCAAATTACCGGTGTCCCCACCTTTATCATATTTCCGCGACAGCATCAAAACTTGGGAGCGGAACAACTCTCTCCTGGCGGACCTGCCCAGCCCCCTCCCCACCAAACGCACCCGCACCTACTCTGC CTCCGCTCGGGCAACACTTGGGCCTCTTTCCAAGGGAAAATGCAAGTGTTTCTCCCGGTCACAGGGTCATGGCTTCATCACACCCATGGACGGGAAAGAGGACATCTTTGTTCACATCTCTGA CATTGAGGGGGAGTACGTGCCAGTGGAAGGAGATGAAGTCACGTACAAGGTCTGTGCCGTCCCACCGAAGAATCTGAAGTACCAAGCAGTCGAGGTGGTCATCACCCACCTGGCACCGGGGACCAAGCACGAGACCTGGTCTGGGCAAATTGTCAACTCCTGA